The genomic interval TGGATGCACCGGACCGACAGGTCCTCGAGTGTCAGCCCCGTGCGCCGGCGTTGCGAGCGGATCTTGGTGCCGAGAAAGTGAGTCTTTCGGAGAAGCCCCGCCGCCATTGGCTGTGAACTTTACTATGTAAAATTTCTTATGTCAAATTCTGCAATACTTTGGGACGATTACCCGGTATCATGCGGGGCATGAGACCGATGACGACGGCTGCCTCTCTTCCCTCGGGGATCGAGCTCCTCGCGCCGAGCTCGCAGGAATTCGCGCCAATACTGAGCCGGGAGGCGCTCGATTTCGCGGCGAGCCTGCACCGCCGTTTCGACGGACGCCGCCTCGAGCTTCTGGAGAAGCGGCGCCAGCGGCAGCAGGAGCTGGACGACGGATCCCTTCCCGACTTCCTGCCGGAGACGGCAGCGATCCGCGCATCGAACTGGCGAGTGGCACCCGCCCCCCGGGATCTCGAAGACCGGCGCCTCGAGATCACCGGCCCGGTCGATCGGAAGATGATCATCAATGCCTTGAACTCCGGGGCCAAGGCCTTCATGGCCGATTTCGAAGACTCCTGCTCGCCCACGTGGCAGAACGTCGTTCGAGGGCAACTGAATCTCCGGGACGCCGTCCTGCGGACAATCTCCTATACACACCCGGACACCGGCAAACGCTATGCGCTGAACGAGCGAACGGCCACGCTTCTCGTCCGGCCCCGGGGCTGGCATCTCCCGGAAAAGCATGTCC from Vicinamibacteria bacterium carries:
- a CDS encoding malate synthase A — encoded protein: MTTAASLPSGIELLAPSSQEFAPILSREALDFAASLHRRFDGRRLELLEKRRQRQQELDDGSLPDFLPETAAIRASNWRVAPAPRDLEDRRLEITGPVDRKMIINALNSGAKAFMADFEDSCSPTWQNVVRGQLNLRDAVLRTISYTHPDTGKRYALNERTATLLVRPRGWHLPEKHVLVDGEPISGSIFDFGLFFFHNVEALRLRGTGPYFYLPKLESHLEARLWNDVFLVAQDALDIPRGTIKATVLIETILAAFEMDEILYELREHSAGLNCGRWDYIFSFIKKFRNRPEYLLPDRAQVTMTRHFLKSYDDLLIKTCHRRGAHAMGGMA